In Brienomyrus brachyistius isolate T26 unplaced genomic scaffold, BBRACH_0.4 scaffold53, whole genome shotgun sequence, a single window of DNA contains:
- the LOC125723971 gene encoding uncharacterized protein LOC125723971, whose translation MSRGPAALSSTILRFVGGEQRSSTTALGFIGSEQRPSSTILRFVGDELRPSGGALRFIGSEQRPSSATLRFIGSKQRPSGGTLRNVDGQQRPSGSILRFVGGEQRPSSSTLRFNGSKQRPSSTTLRFIGSKQRPSGSTLRNVGGQQRPSGSILRFVGGEQRSSTTALGFIGSKQRPSDGALRNVDGQQRPSGSILRFVGGEQRSSTIALGIIGSELRPSGGALRNVGGQQRLSGSILRFVGGEQRPSGNALRFNGSEQRPSGGALRFIGSEQRSSTTALGFIGSKQRPSGGTLRNVGGQQRASGSILRFVGGEQRSSTIALGIIGSELRPSGGALRNVGGQQRLSGSILRFVGGEQRPSGNALRFNGSEQRPSGGALSSVDGQQRPSGSILRFVGGEQRSSTTAFGFIGSEQRPSGTILRFVGGE comes from the coding sequence ATGAGCAGAGGCCCAGCAGCACTCAGCAGCACTATCCTCAGGTTTGTTGGTGGCGAGCAGAGGTCCAGCACTACTGCCCTTGGGTTCATTGGCAGCGAGCAGAGGCCTAGCAGTACTATCCTCAGGTTTGTCGGTGACGAGCTGAGGCCCAGCGGTGGCGCCCTCAGGTTCATTGGCAGCGAGCAGAGGCCCAGCAGTGCCACCCTCAGATTCATTGGCAGCAAGCAGAGGCCCAGTGGCGGCACCCTCAGGAATGTTGACGGCCAGcagaggcccagtggcagtattCTCAGGTTTGTTGGTGGAGAgcagagacccagcagcagcaccctcaGGTTCAATGGCAGCAAGCAGAGGCCCAGCAGCACCACCCTCAGGTTCATTGGCAGCAAGCAGAGGCCCAGTGGCAGCACCCTCAGGAATGTTGGCGGCCAGcagaggcccagtggcagtatcCTCAGGTTTGTTGGTGGCGAGCAGAGGTCCAGCACTACTGCCCTTGGGTTTATTGGCAGCAAGCAGAGGCCCAGCGACGGCGCCCTCAGGAATGTTGACGGCCAGcagaggcccagtggcagtatcCTCAGGTTTGTTGGTGGCGAGCAGAGGTCCAGCACTATTGCCCTTGGGATCATTGGCAGCGAGCTGAGGCCCAGCGGCGGCGCCCTCAGGAATGTTGGCGGCCAGCAGAGGCTCAGTGGCAGTATCCTCAGGTTTGTTGGTGGCGAGCAGAGGCCCAGCGGCAATGCCCTCAGGTTCAATGGCAGCGAGCAGAGGCCCAGCGGCGGCGCCCTCAGGTTCATTGGCAGCGAGCAGAGGTCCAGCACTACTGCCCTTGGGTTCATTGGCAGCAAGCAGAGGCCCAGTGGCGGCACCCTCAGGAATGTTGGCGGCCAGCAGAGGGCCAGTGGCAGTATCCTCAGGTTTGTTGGTGGCGAGCAGAGGTCCAGCACTATTGCCCTTGGGATCATTGGCAGCGAGCTGAGGCCCAGCGGCGGCGCCCTCAGGAATGTTGGCGGCCAGCAGAGGCTCAGTGGCAGTATCCTCAGGTTTGTTGGTGGCGAGCAGAGGCCCAGCGGCAATGCCCTCAGGTTCAATGGCAGTGAGCAGAGGCCCAGCGGCGGCGCCCTCAGTAGTGTTGACGGCCAGcagaggcccagtggcagtatcCTCAGGTTTGTTGGTGGCGAGCAGAGGTCCAGCACTACTGCCTTTGGGTTCATTGGCAGTGAGCAGAGGCCCAGCGGCACTATCCTAAGGTTTGTTGGTGGCGAGTAG